The Chrysemys picta bellii isolate R12L10 chromosome 12, ASM1138683v2, whole genome shotgun sequence genome has a segment encoding these proteins:
- the LOC135974651 gene encoding uncharacterized protein LOC135974651: MESQDRKRAPAWTEREVRDLLAIWGDESVLAELHSSKRNGKVLEKVSKAMKDQGHNRDTQQCRVKIKELRQAYHKAREANGGSGAEPQTCRFYAELHAILGGAATTTPNVCYDSLTGETHREDGSGNEEDKDGGTVGSSQQQGSGETGFPNSQDLFVTLDLEPVTPELTQDPQGTQETSAANVSPSQRLVNIRKRKRRTRDDMFTELQMSSHADRAQQNAWRQSMSARRKAQYEREEKWRAEWRDEKSKWRAEDDRWRQLADRRQESMLRLLEHQTDMLERLVELQERQQEQRPPLQPLFNQQPSSPSSIASSPRHPRTRCGGLRPPSHSTPDDRPSIRRLAFNKT, from the exons atggagtcccaggatcgcaaaagagctccagcatggaccgaacgggaggtgcgggatctgctcgccatatggggagatgaatcagtgctagctgaactccatagcagtaaaagaaatggcaaagtattagaaaaggtctccaaggccatgaaggaccaaggccataacagggacacacagcagtgccgcgtgaaaattaaggagctacggcaagcttaccacaaagccagagaagcaaacggagggtccggggcagagccgcaaacttgccgcttctacgcggagctgcatgccattctagggggtgcagccaccactaccccaaacgtgtgctatgactctctcactggagaaacacacagggaagacggttcggggaacgaggaagataaggatggaggtactgtaggtagctcacagcagcaaggaagtggagaaaccggtttccccaacagccaggatctgtttgttaccctggacctggaaccagtaacccccgaactcacccaagaccctcagggcacacaggagacctctg ctgcaaatgtttctccttcgcagaggctagtgaacattagaaagagaaaacgtaggacgagggacgatatgttcacggagctgcagatgtcctcccacgctgatagagcacagcagaatgcgtggaggcagtcaatgtcggccaggagaaaagcacaatatgaacgagaggagaagtggcgggctgaatggcgggatgaaaagagcaagtggcgggctgaagacgataggtggcgtcagcttgcagacagacggcaagagtcaatgctccgtctgctggagcatcaaactgatatgctcgagcgtttggttgagctgcaggaaaggcagcaggagcagagaccgccgctacagcccctgtttaaccaacagccctcctccccaagttccatagcctcctcacccagacacccaagaacacggtgtgggggcctccgtccacccagtcactccaccccagatgatcgcccaagcatcagaaggctggccttcaataagacttaa